The following proteins are co-located in the Mus caroli chromosome 7, CAROLI_EIJ_v1.1, whole genome shotgun sequence genome:
- the Pgm2l1 gene encoding glucose 1,6-bisphosphate synthase: MAENADDDLNSNLLHAPYLTGDPQLDTAIGQWLRWDKNPKTKEQIENLLRNGMNKELRDRLCCRMTFGTAGLRSAMGAGFCYINDLTVIQSTQGMYKYLERCFSDFKQRGFVVGYDTRGQVTSSCSSQRLAKLTAAVLLAKDIPVYLFSRYVPTPFVPYAVQELKAVAGVMITASHNRKEDNGYKVYWETGAQITSPHDKEILKCIEECVEPWNDSWNDNLVDTSPLKKDPLQDICKKYMEDLKKICFYRDLNSKTTLKFVHTSFHGVGHDYVQLAFQVFGFKPPIPVPEQKDPDPDFSTVKCPNPEEGESVLELSLRLAEKENARIVLATDPDADRLAVAELQENGHWKVFTGNELAALFGWWMFDCWKKNKPNADVKNVYMLATTVSSKILKAIALKEGFHFEETLPGFKWIGSRIKDLLGNGKEVLFAFEESIGFLCGTSVLDKDGVSAAVVVAEMASFLDTRKVTLMEQLTKVYEIYGYHMSKTSYFLCYDPPTIKTIFERIRNFESPKEYPKFCGAFAILHVRDITTGYDSSQPNKKSILPVSKNSQMITFTFQNGCVATLRTSGTEPKIKYYAEMCASPGQSDTTFLEEELKKLIDALIENFLEPSKNALVWRSV, translated from the exons aaTCCCAAAACAAAAGAGCAGATTGAAAATCTCTTGCGGAATGGGATGAATAAGGAATTGCGTGATCGTCTTTGTTGCCGGATGACTTTTGGGACTGCAGGACTTCGATCTGCCATGGGAGCAGGGTTTTGCTACATTAATGACCTTACAGTAATACAGTCAACACAG GGGATGTACAAATACCTGGAGAGATGTTTTTCAGACTTCAAGCAAAGAGGCTTTGTTGTTGGCTATGACACTCGGGGTCAAGTGACTAGCAGCTGCAGCAGCCAGAG GCTTGCTAAACTCACAGCTGCAGTGCTGCTTGCTAAAGATATTCCTGTTTACCTTTTTTCAAGATACGTTCCTACACCTTTCGTA cCGTACGCCgttcaggagctcaaggcagttGCAGGTGTGATGATTACCGCATCTCATAACCGCAAAGAGGACAACGGGTATAAG gtttattgggaaactggTGCTCAAATCACATCTCCACATGATAAAGAAATTCTGAAATGTATAGAAGAGTGTGTGGAACCCTGGAATGATTCTTGGAATGATAATTTAGTGGACACCAGCCCACTGAAGAAAGATCCTCTGCAGGACATTTGCAAGAAATACATGGAAGATCTGAAAAAGATCTGTTTTTACAG GGACTTAAATTCAAAGACCACTTTGAAATTTGTTCATACCTCCTTTCATGGAGTTGGACATGACTACGTGCAGTTGGCTTTTCAAGTATTTGGTTTTAAGCCTCCAATTCCAGTCCCAGAACAGAAAGATCCAGATCCAGACTTTTCTACTGTTAAATGTCCAAACCCTGAAGAAGGAGAATCTGTGCTg GAACTGTCCCTGAGActggcagagaaagaaaatgcccGGATAGTGCTAGCCACAGATCCTGATGCCGACCGGCTGGCTGTGGCGGAACTTCAGGAGAA TGGCCATTGGAAAGTTTTCACAGGAAATGAGTTGGCAGCTTTGTTTGGGTGGTGGATGTTTGATTgctggaagaaaaacaaaccaaacgcCGATGTGAAGAATGTTTACATGCTAGCCACCACTGTCTCTTCTAAAATTTTAAAGGCAATTGCACTTAAAGAAGGATTTCATTTTGAA GAAACATTACCAGGCTTTAAATGGATTGGAAGTAGGATAAAAGACCTCctaggaaatggaaaagaagtCCTTTTTGCATTTGAAGAGTCTATTG GCTTTCTGTGTGGAACCTCCGTGTTGGACAAAGATGGAGTGAGTGcagctgttgttgttgctgaaaTGGCCTCTTTCCTGGATACCAGGAAGGTAACACTGATGGAGCAACTGACAAAAGTGTATGAAAT ATACGGTTATCATATGTCCAAAACTTCATATTTCTTGTGTTATGATCCACCTACCATCAAAACCATATTTGAAAGGATTCGCAATTTTGAGTCTCCAAAGGAATATCCAAAATTTTGTGGGGCTTTTGCTATTTTGCATGTACGGGACATAACCACTGGATACGATAGCAGCCAGCCAAATAAGAAATCA ATCCTGCCTGTGAGTAAAAACAGCCAAATGATTACATTTACCTTCCAAAACGGCTGTGTCGCTACTCTCCGAACAAGTGGGACAGAACCAAAGATAAAGTATTATGCAGAGATGTGTGCATCGCCTGGCCAGAG TGACACTACCTTCCTGGAAGAAGAATTAAAGAAACTCATTGACGCACTGATAGAGAATTTTCTTGAGCCCAGTAAGAACGCACTGGTCTGGCGCTCTGTGTAG